The following nucleotide sequence is from candidate division WOR-3 bacterium.
TAATAAATATGCATATAAACATCCAACCAGTACCTTTTAGTCCTGTCAAAAGTTATGAATAACCAAGATAACTAAAATATCCTTCTATTTCAGTTTTTTGCCAATCTCATTGGAGGCTTAAACTTGCATCAAAAGAAATGATAAACGAGGAAAACCAAAAATGTAGATCTTATTTACCTTTTATCAATGAAAATGCCTCTGCCCGGGTTGCGGGGGATTGCATCACACCGCGGATTGCTGAGGTCACTGTCAAAGTACCTGGTTTCTTAACTCCGATCATTGAAAGACACAAATGCTCTGCCTCAATCACCACCAGCACACCCATCGGTTTTAAATTTGCCATCAGAAAATCCGCAATCTCATGGGTCAATCTTTCTTGTAACAATGGCCTCTTAGACATCACATCAATCACCCGCACCAGGCTAGAAAATCCGGTAATCTTGTTCTCTTTTGGAATATAGACAATATGTGCCTTTCCAAAAAATGGCAATAAATGATGCTCACAAATTGAGTAAAATGGAATATCTTTTACCAGTATCATCTCATTTTCATTTCTTGCCCGATAGGTCTTAAGTTCCTTTTTCGGATCCTGCCCCACACCTGCAAAAATCTCTTCGTACATCTCCGCCACCCGCCGAGGTGTATCTCTCAAACCATCACGGTTTATATCTTCACCGATTGCTTTAAGAATTATCCTTACTGCCTGCTCAATCTTTTTTTTGTCCATAAATGCTCTCAATCTTCTGATGACTGGTATTCATAAAAATTCAGTCGCTATTTTTCCTTTTTCAACCCGATTATCTCATCAATCTCATCGCCGCTTAAAATTTCCTTCTCCAAGAGTTTCTCCGCCAGCAATTTCAATTTATCTATATTATTTTTGATGATCTCCTCCGCAATCGCCTCGGCTTTCTTTATGATACTTTTTACCTCTTCATCGATTTCCCGGGCAGTCGCTTCAGAGTAATCACGATGTATGCCGATTTCCCGACCTAAAAAGATCTCCTCCTGCTTTTCACCATAAGTCAAGGGTCCAAGTCGCTCACTCATCCCCCATTCACACACCATTTTGCGGGCAAGTTTTGTCGCCTTTTCAATATCATTTCCCGAACCCGTAGAAAGATCACCCAAAACCAGTTTTTCTGCAACCCTTCCACCCAACATAAAGGCGAGCTGATTGAAACAATAAGTCTTTGAATAAGTCCGCCGTTCGTCCAGCGGCAATGCCTGCGTCACACCCAGAGCCATACCACGAGGAATAATCGTAACCTTATGGATCGGATCCATACCCGGTAAAAACTTGGATACCAGCACATGACCGCATTCGTGGTAAGCGGTAAGTCTTTTTTCATCTTCCGATATCAATAGACTTTTTCGCTCCACGCCCATCAGAATTTTGTCCTTCGCATCTTCAAATTCCTGCATGGTAACTTTATCTTTATTACGGCGTGCTGCCAGGAGGGCGGCTTCATTGACCATATTAGCGAGGTCTGCCCCTGAAAATCCCGGGGTACCACGGGCGAGAACCTCTAAATCCACATCCGGTCCCAGGGGTGTTCTTCTTGTATGGACCTTCAAGATTCCCAGCCGTCCACGCACATCCGGACGGTCAAGAACAATCACCCGATCAAATCTCCCGGGTCTTAAGAGTGCAGGATCAAGAATATCCGGACGGTTCGTTGCAGCCATTAGAATAATACCCTCATTCACCTCAAATCCATCCATCTCAACTAAAAGTTGATTTAAAGTCTGTTCTCTTTCATCATGACCACCACCAAGACCCGCACCACGGAGTCTGCCCACCGCATCAATCTCATCAATGAAGACAATACAGGGTGAATGCCTCTTGGCGGTATCAAATAAATCCCGTACCCGGGATGCTCCAACACCGACGAACATTTCTACAAAATCCGAGCCACTGATAGAGATAAAAGGCACACCAGCCTCTCCGGCGACCGCCCTTGCCATTAGCGTTTTTCCTGTGCCCGGTGGGCCTAAAAGTAACACCCCTTTAGGAATCCTACCTCCGAGGCGGGTGAATTTCCTCGGTTCTTTTAAAAATTCAATCACTTCCTGTAATTCTTGCTTTGCCTCTTCAACACCAGCCACATCATTGAAGGTTGTGGAAGGTTTATTCTCCAAGACAATCTTTGCCCGACTTTTACCAAATCCCAGTGCCCTATTCTGTCCGGATTGCATCTGGCGCAGAAATAAAGCCCAGATACCTATGAGCACCAACCAAGGTATTATTCCAATCAATATGTCGCTCCACCCCGAGCGCTGCTTGACGAAAACTTCTACATTATACTTTAAAAGTTCATCGATGAGTTTTGTATCCTCAAAGGGAATCAAGGTATTGAATTCCCGATAACTTTTCCCTTCATATGGTATCGGATTGTGGAATGTTCCCCGAATTGACCGTTCGGTGATCGTCACCCTTTCTACATTTCTTATCTTCAATTCGCGGATGAAGATAGAATAAGGAATGGTGACGGAGCGGCTACCCTGGTTTGAGAAATACTGCATCCCAAACCAGACCAATAAAAAGAGCAGTGTCCAGATCAGGACTGTCTGCCAAGCTTTACTCTTTTGTTTCTTGTTATTCGCCATGGTAAACCCCGATATATTTTAAATTCCGGAATTTATTCTCATAATCCAGACCATAGCCTACAACAAAGACGCGGGGAATATTAAAACCAACATATGTGAGGAGAACATCAACTACCCGCGCATCTTTTTTATTCAAGAGCGTGCAGACCGCAATGCTTCTCGGCTTTCTTATCTTCAAGTTATTGATAATATAATCCAGAGTTCGCCCGGAATCCACGATATCCTCTACCAGAATCACATCTCGGTCCTCAATATTCAAAGATAAATCCTGGGTGATACGAACAATCCCGCTTGATTTTGTCCCGGTATAACTTGATATACCTAAAAAATCAATCTCCACTGGTATCTCAAGTTCCCGAAGCAAATCGGCAAGGAACACAAATGCCCCTTTGAGCACACCGATGAGAATGGGCGTTTTTCCTTTATAGTCGTTATTTATCTCCTTACCCAATTCCTTTACCCTTTTTTTGATATCTTCTTCTTTAATTAAGATATTCAAACGCCACCTTCAGGATTTTTTTGGTCTCTTTGCTGACCAATGCCCGATATGCCCGATAGATTCCCATAACCCATAATATCCCTTTCTGATCGCATAGAAGCACAACACCGTCTCTTTCATTGACCGGCACCCTTTTTTCATTCAAGATCTCTTTCAATTTCTTCTTGCCGTTTTTTATCAATACTACATCCCCATCTTTCCGGTGCCTTAGAAATAAAGGCAATGAAAGATGGTTATAATCAAATAACTCACAATTCTTTAAATTCTTATTCCCATGCCAATTCGATACGATTTCGGTCGCAATTTTTAACCCATCAAAAATTAATTCTTTCCCTGCGACAATCTCTTTTTCATTTTCCTGATTATTCTTCTTTTTCCATCCCAGAAAGATATTATCATAAATCTTCTGGGCATAAAGACCAGCCGGAAGAAAAATCTGACGGCCACTTTGTTTATCTCTTAGACTCCATACACTCTCAATATGTTTACTCTCAATCCCGATTAAATCGCCTTTCAATTCCATTATTCCCTTCATCAATACCCTATTTCTTATTGCTTTATTATACCGCATCAGACGGGCTAAGTCAAGGAGTAAACCATCTTTCTTCGTCTGGATACACCTCTTATACACCCGGCGTACTATCTGCTCTAAAAATTCTTCGTCGTTGTGGAGAATTGCGATCTCTCTTTTTATCGTCTCATGGAGTCGGGGATTTAAGCGCAAAAGAAGGGGAATTAACTTTATGCGGATGAAATTCCTGCGGAACTGGATATCAAGATTGGTCTTATCCTGTGAAAATTTCAAATGTCTCGATCTTAAAT
It contains:
- the folE gene encoding GTP cyclohydrolase I FolE, coding for MDKKKIEQAVRIILKAIGEDINRDGLRDTPRRVAEMYEEIFAGVGQDPKKELKTYRARNENEMILVKDIPFYSICEHHLLPFFGKAHIVYIPKENKITGFSSLVRVIDVMSKRPLLQERLTHEIADFLMANLKPMGVLVVIEAEHLCLSMIGVKKPGTLTVTSAIRGVMQSPATRAEAFSLIKGK
- the ftsH gene encoding ATP-dependent zinc metalloprotease FtsH; translated protein: MANNKKQKSKAWQTVLIWTLLFLLVWFGMQYFSNQGSRSVTIPYSIFIRELKIRNVERVTITERSIRGTFHNPIPYEGKSYREFNTLIPFEDTKLIDELLKYNVEVFVKQRSGWSDILIGIIPWLVLIGIWALFLRQMQSGQNRALGFGKSRAKIVLENKPSTTFNDVAGVEEAKQELQEVIEFLKEPRKFTRLGGRIPKGVLLLGPPGTGKTLMARAVAGEAGVPFISISGSDFVEMFVGVGASRVRDLFDTAKRHSPCIVFIDEIDAVGRLRGAGLGGGHDEREQTLNQLLVEMDGFEVNEGIILMAATNRPDILDPALLRPGRFDRVIVLDRPDVRGRLGILKVHTRRTPLGPDVDLEVLARGTPGFSGADLANMVNEAALLAARRNKDKVTMQEFEDAKDKILMGVERKSLLISEDEKRLTAYHECGHVLVSKFLPGMDPIHKVTIIPRGMALGVTQALPLDERRTYSKTYCFNQLAFMLGGRVAEKLVLGDLSTGSGNDIEKATKLARKMVCEWGMSERLGPLTYGEKQEEIFLGREIGIHRDYSEATAREIDEEVKSIIKKAEAIAEEIIKNNIDKLKLLAEKLLEKEILSGDEIDEIIGLKKEK
- the hpt gene encoding hypoxanthine phosphoribosyltransferase, whose protein sequence is MNILIKEEDIKKRVKELGKEINNDYKGKTPILIGVLKGAFVFLADLLRELEIPVEIDFLGISSYTGTKSSGIVRITQDLSLNIEDRDVILVEDIVDSGRTLDYIINNLKIRKPRSIAVCTLLNKKDARVVDVLLTYVGFNIPRVFVVGYGLDYENKFRNLKYIGVYHGE
- the tilS gene encoding tRNA lysidine(34) synthetase TilS, with the protein product MGLKNFVFRVKNTIETHKMFQGVKKAVLAFSAGPDSVCLLDVLKEIYAGKIDFTLVYVNHGLRPRGALKTEEELTAYYAKKYDCDFAIIKIKVPKTDKGLEAEARVRRYQALQEYARKIGAARIVLGHHLDDVVETFFLNLVRGSGNIGLQSIPPVKLPFVRPLLDVRKDEILDYLRSRHLKFSQDKTNLDIQFRRNFIRIKLIPLLLRLNPRLHETIKREIAILHNDEEFLEQIVRRVYKRCIQTKKDGLLLDLARLMRYNKAIRNRVLMKGIMELKGDLIGIESKHIESVWSLRDKQSGRQIFLPAGLYAQKIYDNIFLGWKKKNNQENEKEIVAGKELIFDGLKIATEIVSNWHGNKNLKNCELFDYNHLSLPLFLRHRKDGDVVLIKNGKKKLKEILNEKRVPVNERDGVVLLCDQKGILWVMGIYRAYRALVSKETKKILKVAFEYLN